The Fusarium poae strain DAOMC 252244 chromosome 2, whole genome shotgun sequence nucleotide sequence TGGATCCCGCTGGTTTCGGGCCCAACACCGATCCCCGCATGATCCAGGCCATCACCCAGACCATGATCGGAGAGTATCTTTGGAAGTATACTCGCAAGACAGGTCGTGGCGAGATGTCGGAGAACCGACACCGTCGTTACTTCTGGGTTCACCCTTACACCAGGACTCTTTATTGGAGTGACCGAGACCCTTCGACTGCTGGACGCACCGAGTTGAAGGCCAAGAGTGTTCCTATTGAGGCTGTCCGTGTCGTCACCGACGATAACCCAAGCCCCCCAGGACTCCACCGCAAGAGCTTGGTCATCATTTCGCCTGGCCGAACTATCAAGTTCACCTGCGCGACCGGACAGCGACACGAGACATGGTTCAATGCTCTCTCATATCTGCTACTCCGCACCAACAACGAACAAGCCAATGTCGAAGATATCGCAGAGAACTTCACCCGTGAGGATGTGGATGAGTTTAACCCTCAAATTGGACAACGCCCTGGTCTTTCAACGCGCCCAGGAGCTGCGCCTTCTCTGTCCTCTTACCATTCCCGAACAACCCGTAATGAGTCACCGGCTGTTGGCATGTCCATGAACATCCCAACTCTGACACCTAAGGCGCAGCCACAGCGCCCCGCCGGAACATTAAGCAAATTGAGTGGCTACTGGAAAGGCAGCCAGCTGTCTGGCACCTTCTCAACTCTTCGTGGCCGGGGCCCTAGCGCACAGAACGTTCATATCTATGAGGCTAGTGAGGCACACGACAGTGCTGAGGATGTGAGGGAGATTATCGAACGGCAAGATAGGGATGCTGACCGCCTCGAAAATGTCCGAGCATGCTGCGATGGTAAGTCTTCAGAGCACTTTGAAATCATACAATCTAACAAGTGACTAGGCAAGCATGATGTTGGAACCCTCCATCTTACCTCTAAGCGAGGCCGTCCTGGAAACAACCACGCGCACTCTACGCACTCTCAGCCTGGACTTACACACTCTCATACTACCATGTCTTCTGTACGCTCTCGAGTTTAAGCAGGCGCATTCATATACACAACTATTCCGTTCCCTGTAGATCACCTTTGTTGACCATTTCACTGTTTGTCAAACTCACCTGTTACGACCGACATCCTTACGGACTTTCACGATACTTATGATTTTCTTGACTTTTCTGCTGTGCGTCCTCGACAACGAAACCAGGAGCCGGTACTCAAAAGACTATAATCACCTACTACAGCCATCAGCTGGCTACGAACAACCAAACCTTTCTTACATTGTCATTGTCCTTATAATACTGCATCATTCGCGAATAGATCTGCCGATCCAAAGTACGTTCGACGCAGACGAAAACAAAATACCAAAAAAAACATCAACAGTACCGCATTACTGCATTTCCTTTTTTCAGCCAAAACGCATTGTTTGTTTGACCAGACTTCTTTTCACCGGATCAGCGCACGGGATGCTGGGACCTACAGGAGTTTCTGTCTTTTGTAAAATCCAGGTGTTGGTGAATATAGTACACCTGAGAGATAATGTTCTCGAAGCTGTGGTCAGAAGAACATGAGAGGTTAGCAGATAGACGTTGTGTTTGGAGATAGTTGTTAGGCGGAGGGTCTTGATGACTGAATGAGACTTTGCATTAAATTGAGTTAATCCTGTGTGAAGTTTTGGAATCATCTTCAGAATAAGTCGACCACAACATTCGAATGAAAGTGTCGGCTTCATGAGCTCTGATGACCTGTTCACAAGTTGCCGAGATGGAGGACAGATTTCCACTTAATAGTGGTCATCCACCGGAGGAACCTTGTGATACCTCCAGGGGCTTTAGTTTCAGGTCTCAGCTCGTCGGTACGTATTCGGTACTTGGTGTTCGTCTCAATATTTGGTTCCGATCCGATGGGCGATCATCTGGCTTTACCTTTTTGAAACTTTACTTGGGAGACGCGCTTTCTTTGGTTGAACAAAGCTCCAAAGAGATAGAGAGGTTAGTAGGTAACTATACGTGTAGCAGTTGATTGCGTCTTACCTCATAACAAATCTCGGCAACTTCAGACCCGCTGGATGGAGGTCCTTTCCACGGCCTTCCCTAAGTAGGTTACCTGTCAGCGGAACAGTTGGGGGAGCGAGCACTGTTAGCCAGTGGATTCATCACATGACGTATGTAGCCAATACCTATCTCTAAGTTCACCTCTGCCtctctacctacctactaagccTGTAGCGGTGTCACTTACACTCAGTCGCCAGCCTATCAAGTAACTCCGCGTATAATCATTCCGCCTCCCCCAACCAAGAATCAACATCCTCGACTTTTCTCCCTTCGAAAACGAAATCCAAGCAATTCTCTCGATACCTCCGATGCATCTTTCTCGTCATAGTTTCTAGCTACGGAAGAGCCGAGGCTGTAGAGCCCCTCCTACGCCCAAGCTCGCTCGCTCTTAAGCCTTTGTGGCTCCGGAACTCGGAGCCATGGCCAGCTTCACCTCTCTTCTTGTAGCATACGTGCTGGGCGGTTTCACATTCATACCTCTAGTGATTGCGTCAGTACTGGCGTTCATTTTCTACACGTCTCCTGTTCTTGACGATGCCACGAACGAACACAAATACAGCCTTATTGTTGATAAGGACGATGATACAACCGCCCTTGAGGCCGCTAAGCGGTCGCACAAGAAAGACAACCGCGCGCACGAGAACGACCTCGATGTAGCAGCTGGCTTCTTCGCGGTGTGCAGAGAGTACACGCCCATGGGTATTAACGCAAAGCCCATCGAAAGATCAACCCCAGTGGGCTCGGCGACCGTGGCCCCTTCAAGCCCCAGCGTCTATCAGACTATGTACCGGAGCATATTTGAGAGGAAGCCCACACCAGGGCCTATGGACAACAACAGTACCACCACGAGTCAGCGACCCAAGAATGCTGGCAACGTATTTTACGTGGTCTTGAGGTTCGTGTAGCTTATCCATGCCCCGCGTCCCTTTGCTGACATTGATCTAGACATGGTCACCTAATGCTGTTCGATGACGAAGAGCAAGTCGAAGTTCGACATGTTATTTCCTTAGCATATCATGACATCAGCATATACTCTGGCGGCGATGTCACTCCAGAAGGCGAGCTTTTCATCAAGCGAAATGCCATCCGATTATCCCGAAAACCAGCTGGCACCGAATTGGCCCCCGATAGTCCCGTTTCAAAACCCTTCTTCCTATTCTCAGAAAACTGTTCAGCCAAAGAAGACTTTTATTTCGCTTTACTCAAAAACCAAGAGCAGACGTATGGGGCAGATGGACAAATACCAAAGCCCTTGCATTTTGACGTCAAGAACATTATCTCCCTGGTTCAGAAGCTTCATTCGACGGAAGAGAATGTCCATTCGAGATGGATCAATGCGCTGTTGGGGAGAATCTTCTTGGGGGTCAACAAGACGAAGGACATCGAGGCTTTCATTCGTGAGAAACTCACCAAAAAGATCTCTCGTGTTAAGAAACCCGCCTTTCTCAccaacatcaccatcaacgGGATCGACACTGGCGATGCGGCTCCCTTCTTCAGCAACTTCAAATTGAAGGACCTCACAGTTGAAGGAGAATGTGTCGTGGAAGCCGATGTCAAGTACTCAGGAAACGCTCGTATCGAAATTGCCGCCACAGCAAAGATTGATCTCGGAAGTAGATTCAAAACCCGAGAGGTTAATCTTGTTCTTGCAGCTGTACTCAAGAGAACCGAAGGCCACATGCtgatcaagatcaagccaCCACCGAGCAATCGAATTTGGGTCACTTTTCAGAGCATGCCAAAGATGGAAATGGATATTGAGCCCATCGTTAGTGCGAGACAAATCACTTATACAGTAATCCTTCGCCAGATTGAGAACCGTATCAAGGAAGTCATCGCGGAAACTGTTGTATTGCCATTCTGGGACGATATGCCATTCTTTAAGACAGAGCACAAGAAATGGCGAGGTGGTGTTTTCGAAGGAGACAATGCCACAGTCCCAACTGACGATGCCGAAAGCATCGTAGCAGCCGCAGGAGACGTTGCTGCTGTCAGCCATCTTGACGGAAACCCAGACCTGACAGAGGAGACACGACCTCTCGAGAAGAGTCATACCATCCCCGTTATGGAAGCGACGCCACCACCAACAGGCCTTTTCGGGCGTAGGCTTAGCAGGACAGGCACCAACCCTCAAGCTTCTGCTTCATCAACCAGTGTCGACTCCAAAGGTCCAGGAGCGAGCCCAGTTCTAAAGCCTAAGATCTCAAAGACATCCCTCCAACCTGTTGTGGACACCGATATCGCCCACGCCGACGTTTTCAAACCGTCAACATCACCCCCTGACCATGCTACCAATTACATGGCAGCTCTGCACTCACGCTCACAAGATGCATCTCCTCGGCCGCCCCAAGCAGCAGATACACCACCAGTGGCTTCATCCGCTTCTCAACGTTCAAATCGCTCTTCACGCTCATCCTCGTCTGTTAACGATGCTGTAAATAACGGCGCAGCAGATGATTCCCAGAAAACACCAGTTGCTATGGGACGTCGCAACACAACTTCGTCGGCTAGTTCAGGGTCTCACGCCGATGAAAGACCTGCTTCCTCTGCTTCATCCCTTAAGGAATCTATCAGGAGCCAAACAGGTTCCCTGGGAAGGGGTTTCTTCACAAAACATAACCATGGGGAGACACCAGtgcatgaagaagaggaagaaccAGAGCATAGTGAAGCTTTTCGGGACTCACAGCAAGATCAGAACTCAAGTCACAGGCAGACTACACTGGCTGCTGTCTCGAACGCAGCAATGCAAGCCAAGCAGTGGGGTTGGAACGCCTATCAGCGACACAAGGAGGCACGAAGACTGGCTGAGCAAGCAAGCCAACTTGATCTTAGCCAACCCATGGGCCGAGGTCAACCACTGCCTCCTCCTGGAACACCCCTTCCTAAGCCTACTAATGGCATGACGCGGATAGCACCCCCAACGAGCGTTCCTGCGAGAAAGCCAGTCCCCAACTCAGCTGCGCACAATTCAGCCGAGTCTCTGGAGACTCATCATGAGACTTATCACgatcatgatcatgacaACCATGGTGAATACCGTCCTCCGCTGCCCCAGCGCGGACGACGTAGACAGAGTCACGCTCCCGAACCAGATAACGGGCAGAATGTGCTTGTCGTCGCTGCTCCAGAAGACTCCGAGCCAGCTACACCTTCTGGGGATGAACCCTTGACCCATCAGATCTGGGCTTCGAGCGATGAACAGACCGTGACAGACAGCGGTACTTCTCACCCTCCCTCAATGCTCACCAATGAGTCCTCTCTTGTGCAGGAGGACAACAAGCCAGACGATCCAGTGGAGGCACTACCCGCCGCCTCTGCAGCGgctgacgatgacgacgacttCTCTGGCTGGATGGATAATGAAACTTTAGATATGGAAATCAATAGCCCTGTACGGTCTACTGCTGCACAGGAAGTCAAGTAGACATTCCACCTCACCattgagaaagaaagagagaacaGGCGTTTTGGACTAAACAGAATCGGGTTGACCAATAGTCCCCGATGGAGCAAACTCCCTTCTAACTTGTCTTTTTTACTTCTGTTTGTTATTGATTTGGCGTTACTGGACGGCGGACAGGCTTTTGGTTGAGTGAGGGTATTACACCATAGTGAATTGAGTAGTCACAAAGACCTGCCTATATTGGCTATGTAAACATTCATGTTTGTTTAGCAAAGTGAGACAATTGTTGATTGAGCATCTATTGTCTGGACCTTTTATCAAAATGCGCACATACATGTACATACCACGTCTTCTATGTGCATGGAAGACAAACACAATGAATGTTTCGTACTGCCGAGTTGGGTATCTTTGATAAGAGGTTGAATCACGATATTACATTGTGTGTGTTTGGGTATGGAAAGGTTGCGCCTTGCCAAGAGGACAATCCAATGGGTTCCTCAATACCAGGTGTGGGTAGGCAATGTTTATCGATGTCTCTTTACATCTTCTGGTACTATATTTCACCTCCATTTTGATGGGAGAGACAAGTCAGATGTCCGGGTAGGGAGTGTCTTGGTACCGAACATCTATTATCATGGCCCTGGAATGCCCGAACTCGGTGCCCCCAATTTCTATCAATAACTGGTGGTTGGAAACCCGCTTGAGATGACGTTCTAAAAAGTTGTAATGACCAACAAGCTATACAACTTGCAATAGGCTAATATGATGATTCAGTATCCCAACAATTTACCCTCGGCTTTCAGACGCGGACGAGGGGAGGTTATGCTTGAGGCTGGGAAACCAATCAACAGCTTACCTCAGATGGAAATACAGTCAATAGATAATATCCACTTAAGGTAGAATATGCCGCTGAGTTGATGATTGGGCCTTATTCAAGCTTCAACTCAGCTTACGACATTGCTGAGATATTTGTATTTTTACTCTGTTTAGTAGCACCGTCAAGAGCTTGTAATAAGGGCTTTGGGACTGCGGACTCTTGATTTCCCACTCTAATAAGTTAGCCCATCCGCTCGCTCCCCAGATTTTCTTTGAAGAGGCGCAAATGTCTCCGCCCAGAATACGGGGTATGACAGGGAAGACCAGTAGTGGCTTGCCCATCCACTGTTTTGTACGGCTTATGAGATGGAGCAACTCTTGTCGGCGCATTGCAACCTCTATTTACCATTTGGGCTGATATGATTCAAGCTGGTTTGTTTCTAGACAACAACTGTTGCATGCACTTGGGTGAGCCAAGAGCTGTGCCGTTGAACGATGCATGTTACTGCGTTGACAAAGAGCTTGTTTCCCCCCGCCCAAAACCAGTAGACCTAGTTACTTCTTGGCCACATACCCCCTCCCTCACCAGTTTTAAACTTAATGATGAAGCTTGTGTATGTAAGCTTGATCGGCCAAGCCGgcgccaaagaagaaggaagtctGGAAATAAATGCATAGAAAGGGTGAAAGAGACGATCTCTGGGTTAACCAATCCCCGTCACTGAACCCTGAATAGGTAGTCTAGATGGGATGCTGGATAACATCATCTTACCCCTCCCTCAGTAACTAACCGACGAGTTGGGTAAAACCCTGGCACCAGTGACATGTCTTGTACATGAGCTTTACCAACTGTCACTCGTCATCGAATCCAACGTCGCAACCCATCTCGATATAACCTTGTTGAGTTTAAACGGTCATGTGATGGGGAAACAGGAAATGACAGGTGGGTTTCGAGTCCGTCTAAATATGAAATTCTCATCCAGAAAGATGGTTGATGTGTGTAGAGTCGCATGACGGACGCCTGATGAGGTGGAATGAGAGGGTATATCCAGGCTGTTGGTTCCATTTCAATAGGTAGGAGCACTTACCAGGTAAGGCAAGTGAAATATCAAGGTTATTATCCGTCGAAAGCCGTTTGTTCAACCTGTCTTGGTTCGTTGTGGTGAGGCATTTTCTGTCCCTCGACTTTAAGCGGATCCTTCCTTAGCACTGCAACTAACTAAGTTACATAACTGTACAGTGCAGTCCCGCGTGCCTTTGGTCTTGCAGCGGGTCCTCGAGTCTGGAACATCGTGGGCGTTGTAGTGTAGTGCAGTCTATCCCAAGCAATTGAGCAGACAAGAGTTGCTCATCTTGTCAATTGAGATTTGCACCCAGCCCAACATCAACTAAGTTGTAAGGCTGGAACGCCATTCTTGTGGACTTGCAAAGCACTGGAACAACGCCGGACCAGTTATCTGCACAAGAAACATGGCGTTATCATTATCAACCGATTCGGCTCTAATTCAACGGCGATAATGCGGTGGCCGGGCCGATGGTGATGTACACTCCCTCTTTAGCCTCATAATCAATCATGGGGATACAAGATTGGGACCATATGATTCTCAGCTATCTTCCTCACTTCATCTCAGCCTTAAGCTGTGAGCCGTGCTTTAGTCCCCCATTTGACTTTGGGCGTACTTGCAGCGCCATGTATCTATCTCTCTTTGGTGGGGATTGAAGGTGTAGCGGCGGGACCCGGCATTTGTTTAGATCCTAGAGCTGATTGTCAATAAGGCGTCAGTTATCTTTATGGTGTTGCGAGGTTTGAGTACTTGGCGTACAGTGAGCTTATTATTATCCACCACCTGCTGGCATGGTTAATACTTCCCTTTTTGAAGATGTCAAACGTGGCCGTGGAGGCGGGAGACAACATCCAAACTGTAAAGACAGACAACATAGTCTTAGCTCGTATCTGGCATTTGGTCGGAAATCGAGTCGTCTGCACAAGACGAAGCGGAGCAAATACAGGAGGAGCCGCTTGATGTCTTGGATATGGAGCAACTGAGTGGGGGAGTACCGAACG carries:
- a CDS encoding hypothetical protein (TransMembrane:1 (i7-32o)~BUSCO:6334at5125), which translates into the protein MASFTSLLVAYVLGGFTFIPLVIASVLAFIFYTSPVLDDATNEHKYSLIVDKDDDTTALEAAKRSHKKDNRAHENDLDVAAGFFAVCREYTPMGINAKPIERSTPVGSATVAPSSPSVYQTMYRSIFERKPTPGPMDNNSTTTSQRPKNAGNVFYVVLRHGHLMLFDDEEQVEVRHVISLAYHDISIYSGGDVTPEGELFIKRNAIRLSRKPAGTELAPDSPVSKPFFLFSENCSAKEDFYFALLKNQEQTYGADGQIPKPLHFDVKNIISLVQKLHSTEENVHSRWINALLGRIFLGVNKTKDIEAFIREKLTKKISRVKKPAFLTNITINGIDTGDAAPFFSNFKLKDLTVEGECVVEADVKYSGNARIEIAATAKIDLGSRFKTREVNLVLAAVLKRTEGHMLIKIKPPPSNRIWVTFQSMPKMEMDIEPIVSARQITYTVILRQIENRIKEVIAETVVLPFWDDMPFFKTEHKKWRGGVFEGDNATVPTDDAESIVAAAGDVAAVSHLDGNPDLTEETRPLEKSHTIPVMEATPPPTGLFGRRLSRTGTNPQASASSTSVDSKGPGASPVLKPKISKTSLQPVVDTDIAHADVFKPSTSPPDHATNYMAALHSRSQDASPRPPQAADTPPVASSASQRSNRSSRSSSSVNDAVNNGAADDSQKTPVAMGRRNTTSSASSGSHADERPASSASSLKESIRSQTGSLGRGFFTKHNHGETPVHEEEEEPEHSEAFRDSQQDQNSSHRQTTLAAVSNAAMQAKQWGWNAYQRHKEARRLAEQASQLDLSQPMGRGQPLPPPGTPLPKPTNGMTRIAPPTSVPARKPVPNSAAHNSAESLETHHETYHDHDHDNHGEYRPPLPQRGRRRQSHAPEPDNGQNVLVVAAPEDSEPATPSGDEPLTHQIWASSDEQTVTDSGTSHPPSMLTNESSLVQEDNKPDDPVEALPAASAAADDDDDFSGWMDNETLDMEINSPVRSTAAQEVK